A genomic window from Streptomyces sp. NBC_01429 includes:
- a CDS encoding cytochrome P450 family protein produces the protein MTCPHAHRTAGDDAPGEPGGVIVLDPLVTDLDAESAALRDAGPLARVELPGGVRCYAVTRHAEARQLLTDARLVKDIDVWGAWQRGEIPLDWPLIGLANPGRSMLTVDGEEHRRLRTLVAQALTVRRVERLREGIEKLTNDLLDGLERRAAGTGPVDLKAEFAYPLPMSVVSELMGVEAADHPRLKALFEKFFSTQTPPEEVPGMMADLGALFTGVVDAKRANPGDDLTSALIAASEEGDRLTSQEIVNTLQLMIAAGHETTISLIVNAVVALSTHPEQRAQVLKGTIPWENVIEETLRWSTPTSHVLIRFATEDIAVGDDGDVLPRGEALIVSFGAIGRDERQHGPTAGDFDATRTPNRHISFGHGPHVCPGAALSRLEASVALPALFARFPDLDLAVPAAELRNKPVVTQNDLFDLPVRLRA, from the coding sequence ATGACCTGTCCCCACGCCCACCGGACAGCGGGCGACGACGCCCCCGGCGAACCCGGCGGCGTCATCGTCCTCGACCCCCTCGTCACCGACCTGGACGCGGAGAGCGCCGCCCTGCGCGACGCCGGCCCGCTCGCGCGCGTGGAACTCCCCGGCGGGGTGCGGTGTTACGCGGTGACCCGCCACGCCGAGGCCAGGCAGCTGCTGACCGACGCCAGGCTGGTGAAGGACATCGACGTCTGGGGCGCCTGGCAGCGCGGCGAGATACCGCTGGACTGGCCGCTGATCGGGCTGGCCAACCCCGGCCGTTCCATGCTGACCGTGGACGGCGAGGAGCACCGCAGGCTGCGCACGCTGGTCGCGCAGGCGCTGACCGTGCGCCGGGTGGAACGGCTGCGCGAGGGCATCGAGAAGCTGACCAACGACCTGCTGGACGGCCTGGAGCGGCGGGCGGCCGGCACCGGGCCCGTCGACCTGAAGGCGGAGTTCGCCTATCCGCTCCCGATGAGCGTCGTCAGCGAGCTGATGGGCGTGGAGGCGGCCGACCACCCGAGGCTCAAGGCGCTCTTCGAGAAGTTCTTCTCCACCCAGACGCCGCCGGAGGAGGTGCCGGGGATGATGGCGGACCTCGGCGCGCTGTTCACCGGCGTCGTGGACGCGAAGCGGGCGAACCCCGGCGACGATCTGACCAGCGCGCTGATCGCGGCGTCGGAGGAGGGCGACCGGCTCACCTCCCAGGAGATCGTCAACACGCTCCAGCTGATGATCGCGGCCGGTCACGAGACGACCATCAGCCTGATCGTCAACGCGGTCGTCGCCCTGAGCACCCACCCCGAGCAGCGCGCACAGGTGCTGAAGGGGACGATCCCGTGGGAGAACGTGATCGAGGAGACCCTGCGCTGGTCGACCCCCACCTCGCACGTCCTGATCCGGTTCGCGACCGAGGACATCGCGGTGGGGGACGACGGCGACGTCCTCCCCCGGGGTGAAGCGCTGATCGTCTCGTTCGGCGCGATCGGCCGGGACGAGCGGCAGCACGGACCGACGGCGGGCGACTTCGACGCCACCCGCACCCCCAACCGCCACATCTCCTTCGGCCACGGCCCGCACGTCTGCCCGGGAGCCGCGCTCTCCCGGCTGGAGGCGTCGGTGGCGCTGCCCGCGCTGTTCGCCCGCTTCCCCGACCTCGACCTGGCGGTTCCGGCCGCCGAGCTGCGCAACAAGCCGGTGGTGACGCAGAACGACCTGTTCGACCTGCCGGTGCGGCTGCGCGCCTGA
- the serC gene encoding phosphoserine transaminase: MADIQIPADIKPADGRFGAGPSKVRTEAVDALAATGASLLGTSHRQAPVKNLVGAVRDGVRSLFDLPEGYEVILGNGGSTAFWDVATHGLIENKSQHLSFGEFSSKFAKAAKLAPWLAEPTVISADPGSHPDPAAEAGVDVYALTHNETSTGVAAPVKRVAGADEGALVVVDATSGAGGLPVDIAETDVYYFAPQKSFAADGGLWIAAFSPAALERAARVHGSGRHVPEFFSLPTAIDNSLKNQTYNTPALATLFLLNEQLNWLNSQGGLDFATGRTAASARNLYGWAEASKYATPFVVDPAKRSQVIGTIDFADEIDATAVAKALRANGIVDTEPYRKLGRNQLRVAMFPAVDPADVAALTACVDYVIERL; this comes from the coding sequence GTGGCCGATATCCAGATTCCCGCTGACATCAAGCCCGCCGACGGACGTTTCGGCGCCGGCCCCTCCAAGGTACGGACGGAGGCGGTGGACGCGCTCGCCGCGACCGGCGCGTCCCTGCTCGGCACGTCCCACCGCCAGGCCCCGGTGAAGAACCTGGTCGGCGCGGTGCGGGACGGCGTGCGGAGCCTCTTCGACCTCCCCGAGGGGTACGAGGTGATCCTGGGCAACGGCGGCTCCACCGCCTTCTGGGACGTCGCGACGCACGGTCTGATCGAGAACAAGTCCCAGCACCTCTCGTTCGGTGAGTTCTCCTCGAAGTTCGCCAAGGCGGCCAAGCTCGCGCCCTGGCTCGCCGAGCCGACCGTCATCTCCGCCGACCCCGGCTCGCACCCGGACCCGGCGGCGGAAGCGGGCGTCGACGTCTACGCGCTCACCCACAACGAGACCTCCACCGGTGTCGCGGCCCCCGTCAAGCGGGTCGCCGGAGCCGACGAGGGCGCGCTCGTGGTGGTCGACGCGACGTCCGGCGCGGGTGGTCTGCCGGTGGACATCGCCGAGACGGACGTCTACTACTTCGCCCCGCAGAAGTCCTTCGCCGCGGACGGCGGCCTGTGGATCGCCGCCTTCTCGCCGGCCGCGCTGGAGCGCGCCGCCCGCGTGCACGGCTCGGGTCGTCACGTCCCCGAGTTCTTCTCGCTGCCGACGGCGATCGACAACTCGCTGAAGAACCAGACGTACAACACCCCGGCGCTGGCCACGCTCTTCCTGCTCAACGAGCAGCTGAACTGGCTCAACTCCCAGGGCGGTCTGGACTTCGCGACCGGCCGCACGGCCGCGTCCGCCCGTAACCTGTACGGCTGGGCCGAAGCCTCCAAGTACGCCACCCCGTTCGTGGTCGACCCGGCGAAGCGCTCGCAGGTCATCGGCACGATCGACTTCGCGGACGAGATCGACGCGACGGCGGTCGCCAAGGCCCTGCGCGCCAACGGCATCGTCGACACGGAGCCCTACCGCAAGCTGGGCCGCAACCAGCTGCGCGTGGCGATGTTCCCGGCGGTCGACCCGGCGGATGTCGCGGCCCTGACGGCCTGCGTGGACTACGTGATCGAGCGCCTCTGA
- a CDS encoding WD40 repeat domain-containing protein: MRSLPLPRRSGPRAPRAHRTAAVLATAVLLLSGSPAVAAAEASPDRDFTVKDPRITESSGLAASRIHPGIYWTHNDSAHPPYVYAVDSRTGETVATVTLEGIGEIRDAEAISLGPDGNLYVGDIGDNLNGSWDHVWIYRFPEPAELKDVTVRPTQFTVRYADGPRDAESMMVHPKTGRVYIASKNQSGGGLYEGPEKLTASGTNTFRRIGEVPWVTDGAFSPDGDELTFRSYFSARTYEWKDGRLGEHRAVRAPFQRQAESVTYTADGRALMFGTEGKDSGVVRVDIAKDADSDAGADAEGDAGKGSGGTDDADGGQGNATLGAFVLAAAAALFFGFRWLRGRSKG; this comes from the coding sequence ATGCGTTCGCTTCCGCTCCCGCGCCGTTCCGGTCCGCGTGCTCCTCGCGCCCACCGTACGGCCGCCGTTCTCGCCACCGCCGTCCTCCTGCTGAGCGGTTCTCCGGCCGTGGCCGCGGCGGAGGCGTCACCCGATCGGGACTTCACCGTCAAGGATCCGCGGATCACCGAATCGAGCGGGCTGGCCGCCAGCCGTATCCACCCGGGCATCTACTGGACGCACAACGACAGCGCCCACCCGCCCTACGTCTACGCCGTCGACTCCCGGACCGGCGAGACCGTCGCGACGGTCACGCTGGAGGGCATCGGTGAGATCAGGGACGCGGAGGCCATCTCCCTCGGCCCGGACGGGAATCTGTACGTCGGTGACATCGGCGACAACCTCAACGGCTCCTGGGACCACGTGTGGATCTACCGCTTTCCCGAGCCCGCGGAACTCAAGGACGTCACCGTCCGCCCCACGCAGTTCACCGTGCGGTACGCGGACGGGCCGCGCGACGCCGAGTCGATGATGGTCCACCCGAAGACCGGGCGGGTCTACATCGCGTCGAAGAACCAGAGCGGCGGCGGGCTGTACGAAGGTCCCGAGAAGCTGACGGCGTCCGGTACGAACACCTTCCGGCGGATCGGGGAGGTGCCCTGGGTGACGGACGGCGCCTTCTCCCCGGACGGCGATGAGCTGACGTTCCGCTCGTACTTCAGCGCGCGTACATACGAGTGGAAGGACGGCCGGCTCGGTGAACACCGCGCGGTGCGCGCCCCGTTCCAGCGGCAGGCCGAGTCGGTGACGTACACGGCGGACGGGCGCGCGCTGATGTTCGGGACGGAGGGCAAGGACAGCGGCGTGGTACGGGTGGACATCGCCAAGGACGCCGATTCCGACGCGGGCGCGGACGCCGAGGGTGACGCGGGCAAGGGCTCCGGCGGTACGGACGACGCCGACGGCGGCCAGGGGAACGCCACCCTCGGCGCGTTCGTCCTCGCCGCTGCCGCCGCGCTGTTCTTCGGCTTCAGGTGGCTGCGCGGGCGCTCCAAGGGCTGA
- a CDS encoding GDSL-type esterase/lipase family protein: MRFMCVGDSMTIGRAGDFTWRYRVWQHLSASFGGPFRLVGPRTGLYDSTADAPVSADYAAPDFPAEARGHLAGWGEGWRHMAPLAREAVGTQRADVLLVSLGLIDLGFYTDSAQTERLVRAFVAAARAANPRVRAVLLPVIPNIRAESDAAFAAEVDRFNGLLARAVADLDRPQSPLLLAPRPPSYSVHRDTYDGTHPNSAGEHKLAAAFTDTMHRAWGLGAPYARHSGSRAGAPGRW; the protein is encoded by the coding sequence ATGCGATTCATGTGCGTGGGCGACTCCATGACGATCGGCCGCGCGGGCGACTTCACCTGGCGCTACCGGGTGTGGCAGCACCTCAGCGCCTCCTTCGGCGGACCGTTCCGGCTGGTCGGCCCCCGTACCGGGCTGTACGACAGCACGGCGGACGCGCCCGTCTCGGCCGACTACGCCGCCCCCGACTTCCCCGCCGAAGCGCGGGGGCATCTGGCGGGCTGGGGCGAGGGCTGGCGGCACATGGCGCCGCTGGCGCGGGAGGCGGTCGGCACACAGAGGGCGGACGTCCTGCTCGTCTCCCTCGGCCTGATCGACCTGGGCTTCTACACGGACAGTGCCCAGACCGAACGTCTCGTGCGCGCCTTCGTCGCCGCCGCCCGCGCGGCGAACCCGCGCGTGCGCGCCGTACTCCTGCCGGTGATACCCAACATCCGCGCCGAGTCGGACGCCGCCTTCGCCGCCGAGGTCGACCGCTTCAACGGGCTGCTGGCCAGGGCGGTGGCCGACCTGGACCGCCCGCAATCCCCCCTGCTCCTCGCCCCGCGCCCGCCGTCGTACTCCGTCCACCGGGACACGTACGACGGCACCCACCCCAACTCCGCCGGCGAACACAAGCTCGCCGCCGCCTTCACGGACACGATGCACCGGGCCTGGGGCCTGGGCGCGCCGTACGCGCGGCACAGCGGATCGCGCGCCGGGGCGCCGGGTCGGTGGTGA
- a CDS encoding SDR family NAD(P)-dependent oxidoreductase — MRLANKVALVTGGSAGLGLAIAQRFGSEGAHVYITGRRKEALESAKASIDGHVTAVTADVTVSGDLDHVVEAIRQESGHLDVIVANAGSIERMNFGDVTEKHFDRTFDVNARGALFTVQKALPLLRTGGSIVLLGSITAVKGDPGAGTYSAAKAAVRSYARTWAAEFGDRGLRVNVLSPGPIDTLIIDGQAEYFGQDPVALRAHMSALVPMGRLGLPEEIANGALFLASDESSFMTGAELCIDGGMAQV; from the coding sequence ATGCGTCTCGCGAACAAGGTAGCCCTCGTCACTGGCGGGAGCGCGGGCCTTGGTCTGGCGATTGCCCAGAGATTCGGAAGTGAAGGCGCCCACGTCTACATAACGGGGCGACGGAAGGAGGCGCTCGAATCCGCGAAGGCTTCCATTGACGGACATGTCACGGCGGTCACCGCGGACGTTACGGTGTCGGGTGATCTCGACCATGTGGTCGAGGCCATCCGTCAGGAGAGCGGGCACCTCGATGTGATCGTCGCGAACGCTGGAAGCATTGAGCGGATGAACTTCGGGGACGTGACCGAGAAGCACTTCGACCGCACATTCGACGTCAATGCCCGCGGCGCACTGTTCACCGTCCAGAAGGCGCTGCCGCTTCTGCGAACGGGCGGCTCGATCGTTCTGCTGGGCTCGATCACGGCAGTCAAGGGGGATCCCGGGGCAGGGACTTACAGCGCGGCGAAGGCCGCCGTGCGCTCCTACGCGCGCACATGGGCGGCGGAGTTCGGCGACCGGGGTCTTCGGGTCAACGTGCTGAGTCCGGGGCCGATCGACACACTCATCATCGACGGACAGGCCGAGTACTTCGGTCAGGATCCAGTAGCTCTCCGAGCCCACATGAGCGCCCTTGTCCCGATGGGCCGCCTCGGGCTTCCCGAGGAGATCGCCAATGGCGCGCTGTTTCTCGCCTCGGACGAGAGCAGTTTCATGACAGGTGCGGAACTCTGCATCGACGGCGGTATGGCTCAGGTATAG
- a CDS encoding LysR family transcriptional regulator produces the protein MNLRQYEYALAVADEGSMTAAAERLRVTQPSLSQQIGALEKHLGVQLFTRNPSGVTVTVAGRAFLAEAKIATTASRRAVTAARAANGELAGELIMAVHMGLGARQLPEVLGQLRSRHPKLQVTLHEEPDPADMERLVREGTLDMVLVHRIPAGCTFDVHPLGEEAYVAILPKGHPLLSDGAAPHLEDLASEGWIRFRRASLLDEYLARLLADAGLSPHTVARASQISTAVRLVAQGLGVTVVPASAIPEGFEELACPLLPSLTEPVLVGVRRNPGSAETAMLDHLSRQNWCGGELLGQPATV, from the coding sequence ATGAACCTGCGCCAGTACGAATACGCCCTGGCCGTCGCCGACGAGGGCTCCATGACAGCGGCGGCAGAACGTCTGCGGGTCACTCAGCCCTCCCTGTCGCAGCAGATCGGCGCCCTGGAGAAGCACCTCGGGGTGCAGCTGTTCACCCGCAACCCGAGCGGGGTGACGGTGACGGTGGCGGGGCGGGCCTTCCTCGCGGAGGCGAAGATCGCGACGACCGCGTCCCGGCGTGCCGTCACGGCCGCCCGCGCCGCCAACGGGGAACTGGCGGGCGAACTCATCATGGCTGTCCATATGGGCCTGGGAGCACGCCAACTGCCCGAGGTATTGGGGCAGTTGCGAAGTCGCCACCCGAAGCTACAGGTGACTCTCCACGAGGAGCCCGATCCCGCGGACATGGAACGACTGGTCCGCGAGGGAACCCTCGACATGGTCCTCGTGCACCGCATCCCCGCCGGGTGCACCTTCGACGTTCACCCTCTGGGCGAGGAAGCCTACGTCGCCATCCTGCCGAAGGGGCACCCGCTTCTCTCGGACGGTGCCGCCCCGCACCTGGAAGACCTGGCGTCGGAGGGGTGGATCCGGTTCCGGCGCGCCAGCCTGCTCGACGAGTACCTCGCCCGCCTGCTCGCCGACGCGGGCCTCAGCCCGCACACGGTGGCCCGAGCGTCACAGATCTCCACCGCGGTGCGGCTCGTGGCACAGGGCCTGGGCGTCACCGTGGTCCCGGCCTCGGCCATCCCCGAGGGCTTCGAAGAACTGGCCTGCCCGCTCCTGCCCTCCCTGACCGAGCCCGTCCTCGTCGGCGTGCGGCGCAATCCGGGTTCGGCGGAGACGGCCATGCTCGACCATCTCAGCCGGCAGAACTGGTGCGGTGGAGAACTCCTCGGTCAGCCCGCGACTGTCTGA
- a CDS encoding TetR/AcrR family transcriptional regulator has translation MATPDTRTQILDAAEYLFAEHGYRGTSVRAITTLAGANLAAVGYHFGSKAELMAAVVRRVVEPINAAQCAGLDRLLARTPDPPVGELVEAFVGPLFDETPAGDEGGARTSRLIVTILSDPAEEARSWTGPAEGSVRERYLAAFARVLPGLSPEELWFRMRGILAVTAVDRLEAHQRPSPGCVSPVAGEAARRWAVTFLTAAVSAPPTRT, from the coding sequence GTGGCGACCCCAGACACCCGCACCCAGATCCTCGACGCGGCCGAGTACCTCTTCGCCGAGCACGGATACCGCGGCACCTCGGTCCGCGCGATCACCACACTCGCCGGGGCGAACCTGGCGGCCGTCGGCTACCACTTCGGCTCGAAGGCGGAGCTGATGGCCGCGGTGGTCCGCCGCGTGGTCGAGCCCATCAACGCCGCCCAGTGCGCCGGGCTGGACAGGCTGCTCGCCCGGACCCCCGACCCGCCGGTCGGCGAACTGGTGGAGGCATTCGTGGGGCCGCTGTTCGACGAGACGCCGGCCGGGGACGAGGGCGGCGCCCGGACGTCCCGGCTGATCGTGACGATCCTCAGCGACCCGGCCGAGGAGGCGCGCAGCTGGACCGGCCCGGCCGAGGGCTCCGTCCGCGAGCGCTACCTCGCGGCCTTCGCGCGCGTACTGCCCGGCCTTTCCCCGGAGGAGCTGTGGTTCCGGATGCGGGGGATCCTCGCCGTGACGGCCGTCGACCGCCTTGAGGCTCACCAGCGGCCCTCCCCCGGCTGCGTGTCCCCGGTGGCGGGCGAGGCGGCCCGGCGATGGGCGGTCACGTTCCTGACGGCGGCGGTGAGTGCGCCACCGACCCGGACCTGA
- a CDS encoding ketopantoate reductase family protein: protein MKLLVYGAGVCGSLFAAHMHEAGHDVSLLARGERLTALRRHGVRLAEEDGPAVERVPVPVVEHPDGGYDLITVFVRTHQVDAVLESLAGVQGDVLFLLNWAAGPETLGALLGHERVLLGFPATGGTMDGDVVRYRRSSFVTRRVAMPIGEPDGRTTPRLERIVETFRTAGINAKAQPRMAAWLRTHAAFEVPLGQAVHAAGGPVALADDPDAVRGMLHLMRQNLAALETPPVPRAFTALRVLPRGLLVALLRRFLKSPTAVHSGLNDSSPATAAELDRLAEQLRTPAGAR from the coding sequence ATGAAGCTGCTCGTGTACGGCGCCGGGGTCTGCGGCAGCCTGTTCGCCGCCCACATGCACGAGGCCGGCCACGACGTCTCGCTCCTCGCCCGGGGCGAGCGCCTGACCGCCCTGCGCCGGCACGGAGTGCGACTCGCCGAGGAGGACGGCCCGGCTGTCGAGCGGGTGCCGGTACCGGTGGTCGAGCACCCGGACGGCGGGTACGACCTGATCACCGTCTTCGTCCGCACCCACCAGGTGGACGCGGTGCTGGAATCACTCGCCGGTGTCCAAGGGGACGTGCTGTTCCTGCTCAACTGGGCAGCCGGTCCGGAGACGCTGGGTGCGTTGCTCGGCCACGAGCGGGTGCTGCTCGGCTTCCCCGCGACCGGCGGCACGATGGACGGCGACGTGGTCCGCTACCGCAGGAGCAGTTTCGTCACCCGCCGGGTCGCGATGCCGATCGGTGAGCCCGACGGCCGTACGACCCCACGACTGGAACGGATCGTGGAGACGTTCCGTACCGCCGGGATCAACGCCAAGGCCCAGCCGCGGATGGCCGCCTGGCTCAGGACGCACGCCGCCTTCGAGGTCCCGCTCGGGCAGGCGGTACACGCGGCGGGCGGCCCGGTCGCGCTGGCCGACGACCCGGACGCGGTCCGCGGCATGCTCCACCTCATGCGGCAGAACCTCGCCGCGCTGGAGACGCCGCCGGTACCTCGCGCGTTCACCGCGTTGCGGGTTCTGCCGCGAGGGCTCCTCGTGGCCCTGCTCCGGCGCTTCCTGAAGAGCCCGACGGCCGTGCACAGCGGACTCAACGACTCCTCGCCCGCCACGGCGGCCGAACTCGACCGGCTGGCCGAACAGCTCCGTACCCCTGCGGGAGCCCGCTGA
- a CDS encoding dihydrofolate reductase family protein: MAKVRVQNFHVSLDGYSAGETITIDTPIGGAERLFARFDGRVIHGVDAVDDPITLDRALTSTWGQGIGAEIMGRGKFGPQTGEWADDEWRGWWGDEPPFRTPVVVLTHHRREPLHFGNGTSFHFLDAAPEDALAYAQDLADGRDVRIGGGPSTVRQFLAADLIDFMHLVTVPITLGAGVSMWDGLAGVQDRFTIESASSVSGLTHHFWNRITAD, from the coding sequence ATGGCCAAGGTCCGCGTGCAGAACTTCCATGTCTCCCTCGACGGCTACAGCGCAGGCGAGACGATCACGATCGACACACCCATCGGCGGCGCCGAGAGGCTGTTCGCGCGGTTCGACGGGCGGGTCATCCACGGTGTGGACGCCGTGGACGACCCGATCACCCTCGATCGCGCTCTCACCAGCACCTGGGGCCAGGGCATCGGGGCCGAGATCATGGGCCGGGGCAAATTCGGTCCGCAGACCGGCGAGTGGGCCGACGACGAGTGGCGGGGCTGGTGGGGCGACGAGCCTCCCTTCCGTACGCCCGTGGTCGTGCTCACCCACCACCGGCGTGAACCCCTCCACTTCGGCAACGGAACGAGTTTCCACTTCCTCGACGCCGCACCCGAGGACGCACTCGCCTACGCCCAGGACCTCGCGGACGGCCGGGACGTTCGCATCGGCGGCGGCCCCTCCACCGTCCGGCAGTTCCTGGCGGCCGACCTCATCGACTTCATGCACCTGGTCACCGTGCCCATCACCCTCGGCGCCGGGGTCTCGATGTGGGACGGGCTGGCCGGGGTTCAGGACCGCTTCACCATCGAGTCGGCCTCCTCGGTGAGCGGCCTTACGCACCACTTCTGGAATCGGATCACCGCCGACTAG
- a CDS encoding winged helix-turn-helix transcriptional regulator — MREQPRSGCAINAAVEVLGDPWTLIVLRDVIFGGRRHFRDLMTHNDEGIASNILAGRLRKLVEAGLLSRDDATRGRRATYTLTEAGIQTLPVMVALGTWGLRHRPTTPQLAARARILAEGSPHLVSELMDELREIHLGVTPETPKSPTASERLRQAYEAARSQAH; from the coding sequence ATGCGTGAGCAGCCGCGTTCGGGATGCGCGATCAACGCCGCAGTGGAGGTCCTGGGAGACCCGTGGACTCTGATCGTGCTTCGTGACGTGATCTTCGGTGGACGTCGCCACTTCCGCGATCTGATGACCCATAACGACGAAGGCATCGCGTCCAATATCCTCGCCGGCCGCCTGCGCAAGCTCGTCGAGGCGGGCCTGCTCAGCCGCGACGACGCCACGCGTGGCCGGAGAGCGACCTACACCCTCACCGAAGCCGGCATCCAGACTCTCCCCGTGATGGTCGCCCTCGGCACGTGGGGGCTGCGGCACCGGCCCACGACCCCGCAGCTCGCGGCACGTGCCCGCATCCTCGCGGAGGGTTCGCCGCACCTCGTGAGCGAGCTCATGGACGAACTGCGCGAGATCCACCTCGGCGTCACGCCCGAAACCCCCAAGAGCCCCACTGCTTCGGAGCGGTTGCGACAGGCGTACGAAGCCGCTCGGTCACAGGCTCACTGA
- a CDS encoding helix-turn-helix domain-containing protein, protein MVNRKELQPDSSPQAAFGARVRSSREAHGWKQEDLAERTGYSSTHISAVETGRKVPTLRFSRSADLAFGTSDTADTFERQWREIRNGSLLEGFPEYVGHEGRAAEIRLFEIGIIPGLLQTPEYASVLAESAVKRGAITPEQASERVQMVAERKAALVRPRPPLVFVVLDESCIRRPIGEPAVMEEQLAYLAKFAELPNTVLQVAPFTMGARRTFDLPIYILTMSDRSLMSYAESAQRGHLDRESTSALPMLTAYHQLQAEALSQATSVAMIEQLRKGTP, encoded by the coding sequence ATGGTCAACCGCAAGGAGTTGCAACCGGACAGCAGCCCACAGGCAGCCTTTGGCGCACGCGTCCGCAGTTCACGAGAGGCGCACGGATGGAAGCAAGAGGATCTTGCCGAACGGACGGGCTACAGCAGTACGCATATCTCAGCCGTGGAAACTGGCCGCAAGGTGCCAACTCTTCGCTTCTCGCGTAGCGCTGACCTGGCTTTCGGAACCAGCGACACAGCCGACACTTTCGAGCGCCAGTGGCGCGAGATCCGCAACGGCAGCTTGCTGGAGGGCTTTCCCGAGTACGTCGGCCACGAGGGCCGGGCAGCGGAGATAAGGCTGTTTGAAATCGGGATCATCCCTGGGCTGTTGCAGACACCGGAGTACGCGTCGGTACTGGCCGAAAGTGCCGTCAAGCGGGGAGCGATCACACCCGAGCAGGCGAGCGAGCGAGTACAGATGGTCGCGGAGCGGAAAGCCGCGCTCGTCCGTCCGCGCCCGCCGCTGGTCTTCGTCGTGCTGGACGAAAGCTGCATCCGTCGGCCCATCGGGGAACCAGCGGTCATGGAGGAACAGTTGGCCTATCTGGCCAAGTTCGCCGAGCTGCCGAACACGGTGCTCCAGGTCGCCCCGTTCACCATGGGCGCCCGCCGTACGTTCGATCTGCCGATCTACATCCTGACGATGTCGGACCGCTCGCTCATGTCGTACGCGGAGTCGGCCCAACGGGGCCATCTCGACCGAGAAAGCACCTCGGCACTCCCGATGCTGACGGCCTACCATCAGTTGCAGGCCGAAGCGCTCTCCCAGGCGACATCAGTAGCCATGATCGAACAGTTACGAAAGGGCACCCCGTGA
- a CDS encoding DUF397 domain-containing protein has translation MTTETPRWFKSSYSNNGGACVEVATNLTAPRGIVPVRDSKTKSGPELGFPATAFTTFIAGIKTGEFPTL, from the coding sequence GTGACGACCGAGACCCCGCGTTGGTTCAAGTCCTCCTACAGCAACAACGGCGGCGCGTGCGTCGAGGTCGCCACCAACCTCACCGCCCCGCGCGGCATCGTCCCCGTCCGCGACTCCAAGACCAAGAGCGGCCCCGAACTCGGCTTCCCCGCCACCGCGTTCACCACCTTCATCGCGGGCATCAAGACCGGAGAGTTCCCCACCCTCTGA
- a CDS encoding DUF397 domain-containing protein, with protein MTTQSPRWFKSSYSEHGGQCIEVATNLTTTHGTVPVRDSKDPSGPVLDFPATAFTTFIAGVKTGEFPTL; from the coding sequence GTGACGACCCAATCCCCCCGTTGGTTCAAGTCCTCCTACAGCGAGCACGGCGGCCAGTGCATCGAAGTCGCCACCAACCTCACCACCACGCACGGCACCGTCCCCGTACGTGACTCCAAGGACCCGAGCGGCCCGGTACTGGACTTCCCCGCCACCGCGTTCACCACCTTCATCGCGGGCGTCAAGACCGGAGAGTTCCCCACCCTCTGA
- a CDS encoding DUF397 domain-containing protein: MTTKIPRWFKSSYSGNGGQCIEVATNLAFTHGTVPVRDSKTKSGPALGFPATAFATFVTGVKAGAFPTARRPQ, encoded by the coding sequence GTGACGACCAAGATCCCGCGTTGGTTCAAGTCCTCCTACAGCGGCAACGGCGGCCAGTGCATCGAGGTCGCCACCAACCTCGCCTTCACACACGGCACCGTCCCCGTACGCGACTCCAAGACCAAGAGCGGCCCCGCACTCGGCTTCCCCGCCACCGCGTTCGCCACCTTCGTCACGGGCGTCAAGGCCGGAGCGTTCCCCACCGCGAGGCGCCCGCAGTAG